One region of Vitis vinifera cultivar Pinot Noir 40024 chromosome 1, ASM3070453v1 genomic DNA includes:
- the LOC132253681 gene encoding uncharacterized protein LOC132253681 — protein MEPETNVDHDTNVDAENSDEIWHQYHDAERAIDQYQRGIQQQLRIMRGLMHKLGTRRHSGVNSDAGGHSSYAPASTPTADDHAFPGDEYMASHAAYHVLDTPDRVVAPEYELQPSVPINVVSGK, from the exons ATGGAGCCAGAGACTAATGTGGACCATGACACAAATGTTGATGCTGAAAATAGTGAT GAAATATGGCATCAATATCATGATGCAGAACGAGCAATCGACCAATATCAAAGGGGCATTCAGCAGCAGCTGAGAATAATGCGTGGCCTTATGCATAAGTTAGGGACTCGCAGACATAGTGGGGTAAATTCAGATGCGGGTGGTCACTCTAGCTATGCACCAGCCAGCACTCCCACGGCCGATGACCATGCATTTCCCGGTGATGAGTACATGGCTTCGCATGCTGCATACCATGTGCTAGACACACCAGATCGCGTTGTCGCCCCTGAGTATGAGTTGCAGCCCAGTGTACCCATTAATGTAGTAAGCGGTAAGTGA
- the LOC132253806 gene encoding uncharacterized protein LOC132253806 translates to MPNDAVIILTMAGNGLDGSAASSLPLSGTSMFTRCSAARFKKLCNRLPEAKIQAIRDLQFGGLLNLNCTEVRHNLCIFLIQHFNVGFRRIEFSAQKHYPVTATDVGLILGLPTEGRNLQVTSTSSDHPFGTIRACEEKLLDLPVGEEFRRAFIYYACATLLAPTSRLNGCRNLWHTIHEDGFRNDVNWAQFVLDQLVEGIRRFQQSKTSWVHGCVLFLQLHYVIKFQIPSVQVPITVPPALAWTDDLIKRRLVAEIKEFGAFGHAEIDFVSYACINILSLLA, encoded by the exons ATGCCCAATGATGCAGTTATAATATTAACAATGGCTGGTAATGGCTTAGATGGTTCTGCTGCCAGTTCACTCCCACTCTCG GGCACATCAATGTTTACACGATGCTCAGCTGCAAGATTTAAGAAACTGTGCAACCGATTACCAGAGGCAAAAATTCAAGCCATAAGAGACCTCCAATTTGGAGGTCTCTTAAACTTAAACTGCACAGAGGTGCGCCACAACCTCTGTATCTTTCTAATCCAACATTTCAATGTTGGATTTAGACGGATAGAGTTCTCAGCCCAGAAACACTATCCTGTTACAGCCACCGATGTTGGCCTCATTTTAGGCCTCCCAACAGAAGGACGGAACTTGCAGGTGACCTCCACATCATCAGATCATCCATTTGGGACTATTCGGGCATGCGAGGAGAAACTCCTAGACTTACCTGTAGGCGAGGAGTTCCGTAGAGCATTCATTTACTACGCATGTGCCACATTGTTGGCCCCCACGTCTAGGCTCAATGGTTGCCGTAACTTGTGGCATACCATCCATGAGGATGGATTCCGAAATGATGTTAATTGGGCCCAGTTTGTGCTTGACCAACTGGTTGAGGGAATTAGGCGATTCCAACAATCTAAGACCTCTTGGGTACATGGCTGCGTTTTATTTCTTCAG CTGCATTATGTCATTAAATTCCAAATTCCTTCAGTCCAAGTCCCCATTACAGTGCCCCCAGCATTGGCATGGACTGATGATTTGATTAAGCGACGACTAGTCGCTGAGATAAAGGAGTTTGGAGCATTCGGACATGCTGAGATTGATTTTGTAAGTTATGCATGCATAAATATATTGTCATTACTAGCATAA
- the LOC109123447 gene encoding uncharacterized protein LOC109123447 — protein MTFEEFTQKVLEKFDISLHVRRMHYTLKFNPRVIQDLEDEDDMDNVVSHSDDFANVYIVESPGVEAIEANIPNTQLALGGPHPTFPSSNASCDANPNTMMLSRGFASRCADSEYTPLESNRFREAILGSGHTFKNADEFRNAIYQMSLAGRFQYKYNKNSPTHMSVKCSVEDCPWKITAHAVEGNEILRVYTYQRGVVVVEDVFRTTPEYLPRQICKDFERDHGVQLTYNQAWHLKEKAKERVYGSPRASYAYLPWLCHRLREINPGTIAEYTSHEGHFKQLFIAHAFSIQGFTMGCRPVLAIDSCHLSGPYKGALLSAIAYDADDGMFPLALGVVGSENYEDWYWFLEKLKGILDGQEVIIISDRHQGILRSVSELFGVENHAYCYRHVKENFSSFFNRQNIRGKKGKEDALLLLDNIAYARLDIDYNEAFEKLVRFNGDLARWVAENSPEHWAMSKFLKKRWDKMTTNIAESFNAWLREERHQTIYTLLMMHMDKLVAMLDTHMRGTDKWKSVVGPKTEENLMSNITRSAPITVMPYLGGTFKVFTGEVYLVVDMQQHKCTCLTWQMSGLPCPHVCAVIRTLRHDVYDYIDPCFKVSTQQLIYSGQFQPLPTHNMPKFCEAGTLQDGQGNVFPSLQPPQVRRPPGRPRQKRIESQFSHKRAIHCSRCNGIGHNRSKCNNPLP, from the exons ATGACATTTGAAGAATTCACTCAGAAGGTCTTAGAAAAATTCGACATTTCCCTTCATGTGAGGAGGATGCACTACACCCTCAAGTTTAACCCTAGAGTcatccaagatttagaagatgagGATGACATGGATAACGTGGTTTCCCATAGTGATGACTTTGCAAATGTGTACATAGTCGAGTCACCCGGTGTGGAAGCCATAGAGGCAAATATACCGAATACACAGTTGGCACTTGG AGGTCCACATCCTACGTTTCCTTCGTCTAATGCATCATGCGATGCAAATCCTAATACTATGATGTTATCAAGAGGTTTTGCATCGCGTTGTGCAGATAGTGAGTACACCCCTTTGGAATCGAATCGGTTTCGTGAGGCAATATTAGGTTCCGGACATACATTTAAGAATGCAGATGAGTTTCGGAATGCAATATACCAAATGTCATTAGCTGGAAGGTTTCAATACAAGTACAATAAAAATTCACCCACTCATATGTCAGTAAAGTGTTCGGTTGAGGATTGTCCTTGGAAGATAACAGCTCATGCTgttgaaggaaatgaaatattgCGAGTTTATACTTACCAa agaggtgttgttgttgttgaagaCGTGTTTAGAACAACTCCAGAATACCTTCCTCGACAAATTTGCAAGGATTTTGAACGTGATCATGGAGTTCAATTGACTTATAACCAAGCATGGcatcttaaagagaaggcaaaagAGCGTGTATATGGATCTCCACGTGCGTCCTACGCGTATTTGCCTTGGTTATGCCATAGGCTAAGGGAAATTAACCCTGGAACTATTGCCGAGTACACTTCTCATGAAGGTCACTTCAAGCAATTGTTCATTGCCCAcgcattttcaattcaagggttcACCATGGGGTGTCGACCGGTATTGGCTATTGATTCTTGCCACCTAAGTGGTCCATACAAAGGAGCTCTTTTGTCTGCCATTGCATATGATGCAGATGATGGAATGTTCCCTCTAGCCTTGGGTGTGGTTGGTTCAGAAAATTATGAGGATTGGTATTGGTTCTTGGAGAAATTGAAGGGGATCCTAGATGGTCAAGAAGTAATTATTATATCAGATAGACATCAAGGGATATTGCGTAGTGTTTCGGAGTTGTTTGGGGTAGAAAATCACGCCTATTGTTATCGACATGTGAAAGAGAACTTTTCAAGCTTCTTCAACAGGCAAAACATTAggggaaagaaagggaaagaagatgCTTTGTTGCTTTTAGACAACATTGCATATGCTCGGTTGGATATAGACTACAATGAGGCGTTTGAAAAACTTGTGCGTTTTAATGGCGACCTAGCAAGGTGGGTTGCGGAGAATAGTCCGGAGCATTGGGCGATGTCAAAGTTCCTTAAAAAACGTTGGGATAAAATGACAACTAATATTGCAGAGTCCTTCAATGCGTGGTTAAGAGAGGAACGCCACCAAACAATTTATACGTTGCTGATGATGCACATGGATAAGCTTGTAGCCATGTTGGACACCCATATGCGTGGTACAGATAAGTGGAAGAGCGTGGTTGGAcccaaaacagaggaaaacctAATGTCAAATATCACGAGATCTGCTCCGATTACTGTGATGCCTTATTTGGGTGGGACGTTCAAGGTTTTTACTGGAGAAGTTTATTTGGTTGTGGATATGCAGCAACATAAGTGTACATGTCTAACATGGCAAATGTCCGGGTTGCCATGTCCACATGTATGTGCTGTGATCCGTACATTGAGACACGATGTGTATGACTATATCGACCCATGTTTTAAAGTCTCCACCCAACAGTTGATTTACTCGGGTCAGTTTCAACCATTACCAACACACAACATGCCTAAATTTTGTGAGGCTGGGACTTTGCAAGATGGGCAAGGCAACGTATTTCCTAGTCTCCAACCCCCGCAAGTGAGACGTCCTCCAGGAAGACCCCGACAAAAGCGTATTGAGTCACAATTTAGCCATAAGAGAGCTATTCATTGCTCTCGATGCAATGGCATAGGTCACAATCGGTCTAAATGTAATAATCCATTGCCGTGA
- the LOC132253805 gene encoding uncharacterized protein LOC132253805 gives MAPNLLSPYISQPQTKQSAIKIDLKQGAALVFGDDLDASEELVSMHDTILTRGNLGCFQGNGWIGNDVVDAYCRLLQYQHEPKSKLFLSPYIAEMVIHSQAKNLVREAVIGRFEPHLYQIDIPYVNVNEVDSYV, from the exons ATGGCTCCAAACCTGTTGTCCCCATACATATCCCAACCACAAACGAAACAATCTGCCATCAAAATCGACCTAAAACAAGGAGCTGCACTGGTATTTGGAGACGATTTGGATGCAAG TGAGGAACTAGTGTCTATGCATGACACTATCCTAACCAGAGGCAATTTGGGCTGCTTCCAAGGGAATGGGTGGATAGGAAACGAC GTCGTCGATGCCTACTGTAGATTGTTGCAGTATCAACATGAACCGAAGTCGAAACTTTTTCTATCCCCCTACATAGCT GAAATGGTAATCCACTCCCAGGCAAAAAACCTAGTTAGGGAGGCAGTTATTGGACGCTTTGAACCACATCTGTATCAGATTGATATTCCATATGTCAATGTTAACGAGGTGGATTCATATGTTTAA